A genomic region of Azoarcus sp. KH32C contains the following coding sequences:
- a CDS encoding sigma-54-dependent Fis family transcriptional regulator: MVVIPQLRERRDDAVLDARRSFFEQGETPESGVAPLVLRSWERSRSAGLDVQDGRLIDPVGRARLSEARERSARLLDQAGGIMEHVFEQIRSTGSMVILADIQGMILHCLGDPDFVGRAHQVALQPGASWEESVRGTNAIGTAIVERGAVEVLGAEHYLERNGFLTCCAVPVFSASGQLAGVFDISGDSRSHQRHTLGLARLSVQLLEKRLFEAEFARDIRIAFHPRPEYVGSLQEGMIAISPEGAIIGANPFAREYLGLTPGLLETPALSTFLRIGFGQLMDRAASAAGDLLMIETRRAEPVYVQVRGQRPVRVEVSPTKTLERAPERAAAKANERGRNRIQLDDLATGDVRLQLALDRARRVLGKDIPLLIQGESGVGKELFASAFHHSGPRCDGPFVALNCAAIPENLIESELFGYVGGAFTGARREGAIGKLQQAHGGTLFLDEIGDMPMGMQARLLRVLQERSVTPIGSMKSIPVDISLVCATHRVLRDAVKQGTFREDLYYRVNSLTVTLPPLRERTDIRHIVTRLLDAEIGDMRRGTVGIGEEVMSFFERYNWPGNVRQLQNVIRVAVALLDDHEEEILPVHLPEELFGTDPCDDGELRRADFVPAPVTAAPAAPVAVQAVAETAAPRSLDEIELAAITTVMREVGGNISAAARRLGVSRNTLYRKLGRMN; encoded by the coding sequence ATGGTTGTGATACCGCAGTTGCGGGAGCGCCGCGACGATGCTGTTCTTGACGCAAGACGCAGCTTCTTCGAACAAGGAGAGACGCCGGAATCGGGCGTTGCACCGCTGGTGTTGCGCTCCTGGGAGCGTAGCCGCTCGGCCGGACTCGATGTTCAGGACGGGCGGCTGATCGACCCGGTCGGCCGGGCCCGGCTGTCCGAAGCACGCGAGCGCAGTGCGCGGCTGCTCGACCAGGCCGGCGGGATCATGGAGCACGTCTTCGAGCAGATCCGTTCGACCGGCAGCATGGTCATCCTCGCCGACATTCAGGGGATGATCCTGCACTGCCTCGGCGATCCCGACTTCGTCGGCCGCGCGCACCAGGTCGCGCTGCAACCGGGAGCGAGCTGGGAAGAGTCGGTTCGCGGCACGAACGCGATCGGCACTGCCATCGTCGAGCGCGGGGCCGTCGAAGTGCTCGGCGCCGAGCACTACCTCGAGCGAAACGGATTCCTCACCTGTTGTGCCGTGCCGGTGTTCAGCGCCAGCGGACAGCTCGCCGGCGTCTTCGATATCTCAGGCGACTCCCGCAGTCATCAGCGCCACACGCTGGGCCTCGCGCGCCTGTCGGTGCAGTTGCTCGAAAAGCGCCTCTTCGAGGCCGAATTTGCACGCGATATTCGCATTGCCTTCCATCCCCGCCCCGAATACGTGGGCAGCCTCCAGGAGGGCATGATCGCGATTAGCCCCGAGGGTGCCATCATCGGCGCCAATCCTTTTGCGCGCGAATATCTTGGCTTGACGCCGGGGCTGCTCGAAACGCCGGCGCTGTCGACGTTCCTCCGAATCGGCTTTGGCCAACTGATGGATCGTGCCGCTTCGGCGGCCGGAGACTTGCTGATGATCGAAACCCGCCGGGCCGAACCGGTTTACGTCCAGGTACGTGGCCAGCGCCCCGTCCGTGTCGAAGTTTCCCCGACGAAAACGCTCGAGCGCGCACCCGAGCGGGCAGCGGCCAAGGCGAACGAGCGGGGCCGCAACCGCATCCAGCTCGACGACCTCGCAACCGGCGACGTCCGGCTTCAGCTCGCTCTCGACCGCGCCCGCCGTGTTCTCGGCAAGGACATCCCGCTATTGATCCAGGGCGAGTCCGGCGTCGGCAAGGAACTCTTCGCGAGCGCCTTCCACCACAGCGGACCCCGCTGCGACGGCCCCTTCGTTGCGCTCAACTGCGCTGCGATCCCCGAAAACCTGATCGAGTCCGAACTCTTCGGATACGTCGGCGGCGCCTTCACCGGCGCGCGTCGTGAAGGCGCGATCGGCAAGCTCCAGCAGGCCCACGGCGGCACGCTCTTCCTCGACGAGATCGGCGACATGCCGATGGGCATGCAGGCACGTCTGCTGCGTGTGTTGCAGGAACGCAGCGTCACGCCGATCGGGTCCATGAAGTCGATCCCCGTCGACATTTCGCTCGTCTGCGCGACTCACCGCGTGTTGCGCGATGCCGTGAAGCAAGGCACGTTCCGCGAGGATCTTTATTACCGCGTGAACAGTCTAACCGTCACTTTGCCGCCGCTGCGGGAGCGTACGGACATCCGCCACATCGTCACGCGTCTCCTGGACGCCGAAATCGGTGACATGCGCCGGGGCACGGTGGGGATTGGCGAGGAGGTCATGTCCTTCTTCGAACGCTACAACTGGCCGGGCAACGTGCGCCAGCTCCAGAACGTGATTCGCGTCGCGGTGGCCTTGCTCGACGACCACGAGGAGGAAATTCTGCCGGTGCACCTGCCGGAAGAACTGTTCGGAACCGATCCTTGCGACGATGGCGAACTTCGGCGCGCAGACTTCGTTCCGGCACCGGTCACTGCAGCGCCTGCTGCTCCGGTGGCAGTTCAGGCCGTCGCCGAGACTGCAGCTCCGCGGAGCCTGGATGAAATCGAACTCGCGGCGATCACCACCGTGATGCGCGAAGTCGGCGGCAATATCTCCGCTGCCGCCCGCCGCCTCGGGGTCAGTCGGAATACCTTGTATAGAAAGCTGGGCCGGATGAATTGA
- a CDS encoding 4Fe-4S dicluster domain-containing protein, translating to MWKSLHIDPAKCTGCLQCEMACSYEHTGVINPSKSRIKVFNFEHEGRKVPYTCTQCTEAWCMHSCPVDAIRLDLTTGAKMVFEDTCVGCKVCTISCPFGTINYNQSTGKVQKCDLCEGDPACAKACPTGAITYIDADWTGLARMQAWAAKANTPAPAA from the coding sequence ATGTGGAAATCACTTCACATTGACCCCGCGAAGTGTACCGGCTGCCTGCAATGCGAGATGGCTTGCTCGTACGAACATACCGGCGTCATAAATCCCAGCAAGTCGCGCATCAAGGTCTTCAATTTCGAACACGAAGGGCGCAAAGTCCCTTACACCTGTACGCAGTGCACCGAGGCTTGGTGCATGCACTCCTGTCCGGTCGATGCGATCCGCCTCGACCTGACGACCGGCGCGAAGATGGTGTTCGAGGACACCTGTGTCGGCTGCAAGGTTTGTACGATCTCCTGTCCCTTCGGCACGATCAATTACAACCAGAGCACCGGCAAGGTCCAGAAGTGCGACCTGTGCGAGGGCGATCCCGCCTGTGCGAAGGCCTGCCCGACCGGCGCGATCACCTACATCGATGCCGACTGGACCGGACTTGCGCGCATGCAGGCCTGGGCCGCAAAGGCCAACACCCCGGCACCCGCAGCCTGA
- a CDS encoding aldehyde ferredoxin oxidoreductase family protein, giving the protein MGWNRKILRVNLTQGTCKEEPLNMEWANDYLGSRGLSSKYLVSEIDPKVDPLSPDNKMIMGTGPLTGTMASTGGRYTVTTKGPLTGAIACSNSGGFFGAEMKFAGWDMIIFEGRSPKPVYLFLENDKAELRDATHLWGKSCWETEETIKTQHQDPLIRVSSIGLAGENQVMFACIVNDLHRAAGRSGVGAVMGSKNLKAVAIRGTKGVSGIKDFGAFLKATQDAKKVLADNAVTGQGLPKYGTQVLMNVINEVGALPTRNHRDVQFEEASKISAEAMHEKRETDGKTHLITNAACFGCTIACGRISQLDQNHFTVKNSPKYWGASGGLEYEAAWALGANNGVGDLEALQYANMLCNEQGMDPISFGATVSAAMELYEMGVLTKEQIGMEAPFGSAAALARFAEMTATGEGFGKEIGLGSARLCAKYGHPELSMSVKKQEFPAYDSRGIQGIGLAYATSNRGACHLRAYTVASEVLGIPVKTDPLATEGKPELVKAFQDATAVFDAAGVCVFTSFAWTLADVQPQVAAACDGDWSMEKLNQVGERIWNMERQFNLAAGLSGKDDNLPTRLTTEPAKTGPAKGMVNRLGEMLPEYYKVRGWTPDGVPTPETLSRLGL; this is encoded by the coding sequence ATGGGATGGAATCGCAAGATCCTGCGGGTGAACCTGACTCAGGGCACGTGCAAGGAAGAGCCGCTCAACATGGAATGGGCGAACGACTACCTCGGCTCGCGCGGGTTGTCGTCGAAGTATCTGGTGTCGGAGATCGACCCGAAGGTCGACCCTCTGTCGCCCGACAACAAAATGATCATGGGAACCGGTCCTCTGACCGGCACGATGGCGTCGACCGGTGGCCGTTACACCGTCACGACGAAAGGACCGCTGACCGGCGCGATCGCCTGTTCGAACTCGGGCGGCTTCTTCGGTGCCGAAATGAAGTTCGCCGGCTGGGATATGATCATCTTCGAGGGACGTTCCCCGAAGCCGGTCTATCTGTTCCTTGAGAACGACAAGGCTGAGCTGCGCGACGCCACGCACCTGTGGGGCAAGAGCTGCTGGGAAACCGAGGAAACGATCAAGACCCAGCACCAGGATCCGCTGATCCGCGTGTCCTCGATCGGGCTCGCGGGCGAGAACCAGGTCATGTTCGCCTGTATCGTCAATGACCTGCATCGCGCCGCCGGGCGCTCCGGCGTCGGCGCCGTCATGGGTTCGAAGAACCTCAAGGCGGTCGCGATCCGCGGGACCAAGGGCGTCTCCGGCATCAAGGACTTCGGCGCCTTCCTGAAGGCGACGCAGGACGCGAAGAAGGTCCTCGCCGACAACGCCGTCACCGGCCAGGGCCTGCCGAAGTACGGCACCCAGGTCCTGATGAACGTCATCAACGAAGTCGGCGCGCTGCCCACCCGCAACCACCGGGACGTGCAGTTCGAGGAGGCCTCCAAGATTTCCGCCGAGGCCATGCACGAGAAGCGCGAGACCGACGGCAAGACCCACCTCATCACGAACGCCGCCTGCTTCGGGTGCACGATCGCCTGCGGACGCATCTCGCAGCTCGACCAGAATCACTTCACCGTCAAGAACAGCCCGAAGTATTGGGGCGCCTCCGGCGGCTTGGAATATGAAGCGGCGTGGGCGCTCGGTGCGAACAACGGCGTTGGCGACCTCGAAGCGCTGCAGTACGCGAACATGCTGTGCAACGAGCAGGGCATGGACCCGATCTCCTTCGGCGCGACCGTCAGTGCCGCAATGGAACTGTACGAGATGGGCGTGCTGACCAAGGAGCAGATCGGCATGGAAGCGCCCTTCGGCTCGGCCGCGGCGCTCGCCCGCTTCGCCGAGATGACGGCGACCGGCGAAGGCTTCGGCAAGGAAATCGGCCTCGGGTCGGCGCGTCTGTGCGCGAAGTACGGCCACCCGGAACTGTCGATGAGCGTCAAGAAGCAGGAGTTCCCGGCCTACGATTCGCGCGGCATCCAGGGTATCGGTCTCGCGTACGCGACCTCCAATCGCGGAGCCTGCCACCTCCGTGCCTACACGGTCGCATCCGAAGTGCTGGGCATTCCCGTCAAGACCGACCCGCTGGCCACCGAGGGCAAGCCCGAACTCGTCAAGGCCTTCCAGGACGCGACCGCGGTGTTTGATGCCGCAGGGGTGTGCGTATTCACGTCGTTCGCGTGGACCTTGGCCGATGTGCAGCCCCAGGTCGCCGCGGCGTGCGATGGCGACTGGTCGATGGAGAAACTCAATCAGGTGGGCGAGCGGATCTGGAACATGGAGCGACAGTTCAACCTCGCCGCCGGTCTCTCCGGCAAGGACGACAACCTGCCGACGCGACTGACGACGGAACCCGCGAAGACCGGCCCGGCGAAGGGCATGGTGAACCGTCTCGGCGAGATGCTGCCCGAGTACTACAAGGTGCGCGGCTGGACGCCCGACGGCGTGCCTACGCCGGAAACCCTGTCGCGGCTCGGCCTCTGA
- a CDS encoding NAD(P)/FAD-dependent oxidoreductase, whose amino-acid sequence MKHVILGNGPTGVVAAETLRRAAPADEILMVGSEGEPPYSRMAIPYLLEENIDESGTYLRKTPDHFKKLRVRELNARAVSLDTDQRRILFQDGHFEDYDRLLIATGSHPVRPPIPGVDLPEVQTCWTLEDARAIARLAKPGSRVLQLGAGFIGCIIMEALAARGVQLTVVEMGDRMVPRMMTPKAGGMIKSWVETKGIRVVTNAGVKRIDRSAQPSVVNVTLSTGDVLPCDLVIVAAGVAPNVAFLESTPVHVAKGVLVNEQLETSVPGIYAAGDVAEAPDLFTGEHLVAAIQPNAADQARVAALNMAGRPTKLNGVLAINVLATLGLISSSFGQWWGEKSDQGGVGVEHIDEARYRYLSLQFKDDVMIGATSIGLTEHVGALRGLIHGQVKLGAWKERLLANPLQFVEAYVARSQQPMALAR is encoded by the coding sequence ATGAAACACGTGATACTCGGCAACGGTCCCACGGGCGTCGTCGCAGCGGAGACGCTCCGCCGCGCAGCCCCTGCCGACGAGATCCTGATGGTCGGCTCCGAAGGGGAGCCCCCATACTCGCGCATGGCCATTCCCTACCTGCTCGAGGAAAACATCGACGAATCGGGCACCTATCTACGCAAGACGCCCGACCACTTCAAGAAGCTGCGCGTCCGCGAGCTGAATGCCCGTGCGGTATCGCTCGACACCGACCAGCGCCGTATCCTCTTCCAGGACGGCCACTTTGAGGATTATGACCGTCTGCTGATCGCAACCGGCTCGCACCCCGTGCGTCCGCCCATTCCCGGCGTCGACCTGCCCGAGGTGCAGACCTGCTGGACGCTCGAGGACGCTCGCGCCATCGCCCGTCTCGCCAAACCCGGCTCGCGTGTGCTGCAGCTCGGCGCCGGCTTCATCGGCTGTATCATCATGGAAGCCCTCGCGGCGCGAGGCGTCCAACTCACGGTCGTCGAAATGGGCGACCGCATGGTGCCGCGGATGATGACACCCAAGGCCGGCGGCATGATCAAGAGCTGGGTCGAGACCAAGGGCATCCGCGTCGTCACCAATGCCGGCGTGAAGCGGATCGACCGCAGCGCACAGCCTTCGGTGGTGAACGTCACGCTGTCGACCGGCGATGTGCTGCCGTGCGATCTCGTGATCGTCGCCGCCGGCGTCGCGCCGAACGTCGCCTTCCTCGAATCCACGCCGGTGCACGTCGCCAAAGGCGTCCTCGTCAATGAACAGCTCGAAACGAGCGTGCCGGGCATCTACGCCGCAGGCGACGTCGCCGAAGCGCCCGATCTGTTTACGGGCGAACACCTCGTCGCCGCGATCCAGCCCAACGCCGCAGACCAAGCCCGCGTCGCCGCGCTCAACATGGCCGGTCGCCCGACAAAGCTCAACGGCGTCCTCGCGATCAACGTACTCGCCACGCTCGGCCTGATCTCGTCGTCCTTCGGGCAATGGTGGGGCGAGAAGAGCGATCAGGGCGGGGTCGGCGTCGAACACATCGACGAAGCCCGCTATCGCTACCTGAGCCTGCAATTCAAGGACGACGTGATGATCGGCGCGACCTCGATCGGCCTCACCGAACACGTCGGGGCCCTGCGCGGACTGATCCACGGGCAGGTCAAGCTCGGCGCCTGGAAGGAGCGCCTGCTCGCCAACCCGCTGCAGTTCGTCGAAGCCTACGTCGCCCGTTCGCAGCAGCCGATGGCTCTCGCGCGCTGA
- a CDS encoding MoaD/ThiS family protein — MKIGLKLFASLTDHLPSDRKGNRVELEVEEGTTIANLITRFQVPERSAHLVLVNGHFIPPGQRATHRLVGGDEVAIWPPIAGG, encoded by the coding sequence ATGAAGATCGGTTTGAAACTGTTCGCGTCGCTCACCGACCACCTCCCGTCCGACCGCAAGGGTAACCGGGTCGAGCTGGAGGTGGAGGAGGGCACCACCATCGCAAACCTGATCACCCGCTTCCAGGTGCCGGAACGCAGCGCACATCTGGTGCTCGTCAATGGCCACTTCATTCCCCCTGGCCAGCGCGCCACGCACCGGCTGGTCGGTGGCGACGAAGTAGCGATCTGGCCACCCATCGCCGGCGGCTAG